From one Gossypium hirsutum isolate 1008001.06 chromosome D08, Gossypium_hirsutum_v2.1, whole genome shotgun sequence genomic stretch:
- the LOC107963560 gene encoding agamous-like MADS-box protein AGL80, with the protein MTRKKVKLAYIIDDSARKATYKKRAKGLMKKLSELSTLCDIDACSIMYSPYESQLEVWPSPMGVQQVLSKLETIPEMEKSKNMLNQESFLSQKTTKASEQLKKHCKENWEKEMTQVMFNTICGKGVIHGLNFEALSEINLLLDKKMSDIDKRIDALARTPLNPQWVSSSSSSSLVAAPPMMMVAPEAMLRTGTEDIVQEDVNEMDPIQRQQWIMELMSNNNPQTHVGGNGMMFQFGDNINPNNGL; encoded by the coding sequence atgacAAGGAAGAAGGTTAAGCTTGCTTATATCATCGATGATTCAGCAAGGAAAGCCACCTACAAGAAAAGAGCGAAGGGTTTGATGAAAAAACTAAGTGAGTTGAGTACCCTTTGTGATATCGACGCTTGTTCTATCATGTACAGTCCTTATGAGTCCCAACTTGAGGTTTGGCCTTCCCCTATGGGAGTCCAACAGGTGCTTTCCAAGCTTGAGACAATCCCCGAGATGGAGAAAAGTAAGAATATGTTGAACCAGGAGAGTTTCCTCTCCCAAAAGACCACCAAAGCATCTGAGCAGCTAAAGAAGCATTGCAAGGAAAACTGGGAAAAGGAGATGACCCAGGTCATGTTCAATACGATTTGTGGCAAAGGGGTCATCCATGGTTTGAACTTTGAGGCCTTGAGTGAAATCAACTTGTTGCTCGATAAAAAAATGAGTGATATTGACAAGAGGATTGATGCACTTGCTAGGACACCCCTAAATCCTCAATGGGTGTCATCATCATCGTCCTCGTCCCTGGTTGCAGCGCCACCGATGATGATGGTAGCTCCCGAAGCGATGCTGAGGACAGGTACGGAAGATATTGTACAAGAAGATGTGAACGAAATGGATCCAATACAAAGGCAACAATGGATCATGGAACTGATGAGCAACAACAACCCTCAAACTCATGTGGGAGGCAATGGGATGATGTTCCAATTTGGTGACAACATCAACCCCAACAATGGCCTTTAG